A portion of the Natronococcus sp. AD-5 genome contains these proteins:
- the rpl4p gene encoding 50S ribosomal protein L4 — MEATVRDLDGTDAGSIELPAVFDTQYRPDLIARAVRVAQANRKQDYGADEFAGMRTPAESFGSGRGMAHVPRQNGRGRRVPQTVKGRKAHPPKAEKDWSESINTKEKKLAVRSAIAATTDAELVAERGHAFDGDAEIPVVVSDEFEDLRKTKEVVEFLEAAGLADDVERADEGRSVRSGRGKTRGRKYKQPKSILFVTSSENGPSRAARNLAGADVTTAAEVNAEDLAPGAQPGRLTVWTESALEEVADR, encoded by the coding sequence ATGGAAGCAACAGTACGCGACCTGGACGGCACGGACGCGGGCTCGATCGAGCTCCCGGCGGTCTTCGATACGCAGTACCGCCCGGACCTGATCGCTCGCGCCGTCCGCGTCGCCCAGGCAAACCGAAAACAGGACTACGGCGCCGACGAGTTCGCCGGCATGCGAACGCCGGCCGAATCGTTCGGCAGCGGCCGAGGGATGGCCCACGTTCCGCGACAGAACGGACGCGGTCGCCGCGTTCCCCAGACCGTCAAGGGACGCAAGGCCCACCCGCCGAAAGCCGAGAAGGACTGGTCCGAATCGATCAACACGAAAGAGAAGAAACTGGCCGTTCGCAGCGCGATCGCTGCGACGACCGACGCCGAACTCGTCGCCGAGCGCGGCCACGCGTTCGACGGCGACGCCGAGATTCCGGTCGTCGTCTCCGACGAGTTCGAAGACCTCCGGAAGACGAAGGAAGTCGTCGAGTTCCTCGAGGCAGCCGGCCTCGCGGACGACGTCGAACGCGCAGACGAGGGTCGCAGCGTCCGCTCGGGTCGCGGGAAGACCCGCGGACGCAAGTACAAGCAGCCCAAGTCGATCCTCTTCGTCACCTCGAGCGAGAACGGTCCGTCCCGTGCGGCCCGCAACCTCGCCGGCGCGGACGTCACGACGGCCGCGGAGGTCAACGCGGAAGACCTCGCGCCGGGCGCTCAGCCCGGCCGGCTGACCGTCTGGACCGAAAGCGCACTCGAGGAGGTGGCCGACCGATGA
- a CDS encoding 50S ribosomal protein L23, which yields MSGHIEHPLVTEKAMNDMDFENKLQFVVSPDATKPEIRDEVEERFEVSVDDVNTQVTMKGKKKATVKLSEDDDAQEVASRIGVF from the coding sequence ATGAGCGGACACATCGAACACCCGCTCGTGACGGAGAAGGCGATGAACGACATGGACTTCGAGAACAAGCTCCAGTTCGTCGTCAGCCCGGACGCCACCAAACCCGAGATTCGGGACGAAGTCGAGGAGCGCTTCGAGGTCTCGGTCGACGACGTCAACACGCAAGTGACGATGAAGGGTAAGAAGAAAGCAACCGTCAAACTGTCCGAGGACGACGACGCACAGGAAGTCGCCTCGCGTATCGGGGTGTTCTGA
- a CDS encoding DUF5789 family protein, translated as MTGPNVSSRTRELGIDFGPLAQELEEHKYPATCAELVDTYGNAVLGLPNGEQTLRELFELMPDENLESAAEARMAIFNTVSDRAIGRKGYSDRTPPALGERREWPNESF; from the coding sequence ATGACCGGACCAAACGTGAGCAGTCGAACGCGAGAACTCGGCATCGACTTCGGTCCACTCGCCCAGGAACTCGAGGAGCACAAGTATCCGGCGACGTGCGCCGAACTGGTCGACACGTACGGGAACGCCGTACTCGGGCTCCCTAACGGGGAACAGACGCTTCGAGAACTGTTCGAGCTGATGCCGGACGAAAACCTCGAGTCGGCCGCCGAGGCACGGATGGCCATCTTCAACACCGTCAGCGACCGGGCGATCGGGCGGAAAGGGTACAGCGATCGGACGCCGCCGGCGCTCGGCGAACGGCGGGAGTGGCCGAACGAGTCGTTCTGA
- a CDS encoding 30S ribosomal protein S17, which yields MAIGLDVETPPEPENPEEYDYEKCPFYGELSVRGQILEGTVVSTDMDKTVVVEREYDVAVPKYDRQMKRRSRIPAHVPGVLEPLSVGDTVKIAETRPLSKTKSHVVVEVTEEATAEDIAELTRQAEPERELSSGDVTEGAEPEATEGDQ from the coding sequence ATGGCAATAGGACTAGACGTTGAAACCCCTCCGGAACCAGAGAACCCGGAGGAATACGACTACGAGAAGTGTCCGTTCTACGGCGAGCTCTCCGTTCGAGGTCAGATCCTCGAGGGGACCGTCGTCTCGACGGACATGGACAAGACCGTGGTCGTCGAACGAGAGTACGACGTGGCGGTTCCGAAGTACGACCGCCAGATGAAACGTCGCTCGCGCATCCCGGCTCACGTGCCGGGCGTGCTCGAGCCGCTCTCGGTCGGTGACACGGTCAAGATCGCAGAGACCCGACCACTGTCGAAGACCAAATCGCACGTGGTCGTCGAAGTAACCGAAGAAGCGACTGCGGAGGACATCGCCGAGCTGACCCGCCAGGCCGAACCCGAGCGGGAGCTCTCGAGCGGCGACGTCACCGAAGGCGCAGAACCCGAAGCGACCGAGGGTGATCAGTGA
- the rplX gene encoding 50S ribosomal protein L24 produces the protein MSEQPHKQRTQTERAPLHKRQKQLHATLSDELREEYDTRRTRVNAGDTVEVLRGDHAGSEGEVLRAILEDGTIHVEDVTVETADGEEVPRPLDPSNVRITELDLEDERREARLEGDADEGDSE, from the coding sequence ATGAGCGAACAACCACACAAACAGCGAACCCAGACGGAGCGTGCGCCGCTGCACAAGCGACAGAAGCAGCTGCACGCGACGCTCTCCGACGAGCTCCGCGAGGAGTACGATACGCGCCGCACCCGCGTCAACGCGGGCGACACCGTCGAGGTTCTGCGCGGCGACCACGCCGGCAGCGAAGGCGAGGTCCTCCGCGCGATCCTCGAGGACGGCACGATCCACGTCGAGGACGTGACGGTCGAGACGGCCGACGGCGAAGAGGTGCCGCGGCCGCTCGACCCGTCGAACGTCCGCATCACGGAGCTCGACCTCGAGGACGAGCGTCGCGAGGCACGCCTCGAAGGCGACGCAGACGAAGGTGATAGCGAATGA
- a CDS encoding MTH1187 family thiamine-binding protein, with protein sequence MTVIALLSVAPVIEGSMAGEVAKAVEALEEYDVEYETNPMGTVIEAESTDELFAAAQAAHDAVDGDRVSTVLKIDDKRTREVSASEKVEAVERELGRPPTSERE encoded by the coding sequence ATGACAGTTATCGCACTACTGAGCGTCGCTCCGGTAATCGAGGGGAGTATGGCCGGCGAAGTCGCGAAGGCGGTCGAGGCGCTCGAGGAGTACGACGTCGAGTACGAGACGAACCCGATGGGGACGGTGATCGAAGCCGAGTCGACGGACGAACTGTTCGCGGCGGCACAGGCCGCTCACGACGCCGTCGACGGCGATCGAGTGAGCACTGTGTTGAAGATCGACGACAAGCGAACGCGCGAGGTGTCCGCGTCGGAGAAAGTCGAGGCCGTCGAGCGGGAACTCGGCCGACCGCCGACGAGCGAGCGCGAGTAG
- a CDS encoding 50S ribosomal protein L22, with translation MGINYSVDADPDTTAKAMLRERHMSHKHSKEVAREIKGRTVADAQAYLQDVIDEEQSVPFKSHNTGAGHRSDVDGWDAGKYPEKVSEEFLDLLENVAANADHQGFDGEAMEIVHVAAHKVGESVGRKPRAMGRATAWNTPEVDVEIVVAEPDEDETEDEN, from the coding sequence ATGGGAATCAACTACTCAGTCGACGCGGATCCGGACACGACCGCGAAAGCGATGCTCCGGGAGCGTCACATGAGCCACAAGCACAGCAAGGAGGTCGCCCGCGAGATCAAGGGGCGAACCGTCGCGGACGCCCAGGCGTACCTCCAGGACGTCATCGACGAAGAACAGTCGGTCCCGTTCAAGTCGCACAACACCGGCGCCGGCCACCGGTCCGACGTCGACGGCTGGGACGCCGGCAAGTACCCCGAGAAGGTCTCGGAGGAGTTCCTCGACCTGCTCGAGAACGTCGCGGCGAACGCGGACCACCAGGGCTTCGACGGCGAGGCGATGGAGATCGTCCACGTCGCCGCCCACAAGGTCGGCGAATCGGTCGGTCGCAAACCCCGCGCGATGGGGCGTGCGACCGCCTGGAACACGCCGGAGGTCGACGTCGAGATCGTCGTCGCAGAACCGGACGAGGACGAGACGGAGGATGAGAACTAA
- a CDS encoding HalOD1 output domain-containing protein, which produces MQTETTSGDETNEVQYDQANDRYVFHYDDDGTATITTTIVHALASIADTDVSQGEFSLYDSIDPDALDRIFRPKADGTQRTGGHIAFTALEHEVFVYASGDIIIYPPAKTHHPGPVR; this is translated from the coding sequence ATGCAAACCGAAACCACATCTGGCGACGAGACGAACGAGGTTCAGTACGACCAGGCGAACGACCGCTACGTCTTCCACTACGACGACGACGGAACGGCGACGATAACGACGACGATCGTCCACGCGCTCGCGTCGATCGCGGACACCGACGTCTCCCAGGGAGAGTTCTCGCTGTACGACAGCATCGATCCCGACGCGCTCGATCGGATCTTTCGGCCGAAGGCGGACGGCACCCAGCGAACCGGCGGCCACATCGCGTTCACCGCCCTCGAGCACGAGGTGTTCGTCTACGCGAGCGGCGACATCATCATCTACCCGCCGGCGAAGACCCACCACCCGGGACCGGTTCGCTGA
- a CDS encoding ribonuclease P protein component 1 has product MPLTPETLPRHELNGLPVRVVESDDSARVGLEGRVVIETTNTLSIEVRDDGESRVVMVPKSGSTFEFAITDDAADSTKESGTASKLADTQPGGTEQSDAPDRAGGIAAGCRDDAPPRGRRRAAGEDVAYVTVDGSRLLSRPARRTETNGDSPWQ; this is encoded by the coding sequence ATGCCACTGACACCCGAGACCCTGCCGCGACACGAACTCAACGGACTCCCGGTGCGAGTCGTCGAGAGCGACGACTCCGCCAGGGTCGGCCTCGAGGGGCGCGTCGTCATCGAGACGACGAACACCCTCTCGATAGAGGTTCGTGACGACGGCGAATCTCGGGTCGTCATGGTACCGAAATCGGGCTCGACGTTCGAATTCGCGATCACAGATGACGCCGCCGACTCCACCAAGGAGTCGGGGACCGCGTCCAAACTGGCCGACACTCAACCCGGTGGGACCGAGCAATCGGACGCACCGGACCGAGCCGGCGGCATCGCCGCCGGCTGTCGTGACGACGCCCCCCCGCGGGGCCGCCGTCGCGCCGCCGGCGAGGACGTGGCCTACGTTACGGTCGATGGCTCGCGACTGCTCTCACGACCCGCCCGACGCACGGAAACGAATGGTGATTCACCATGGCAATAG
- a CDS encoding 50S ribosomal protein L14: protein MEAMKADVTQGLKKGSLVTCADNTGARELKIISVSGYHGTKNRQPKAGLGDKVTVSVTKGTPEMRRQVLEAVVVRQRKSIRRPDGTRLKFEDNAAVIIDENEEPRGTEIKGPIAREVAERFGAIASTATMIV from the coding sequence ATGGAGGCGATGAAAGCCGACGTCACGCAGGGCCTCAAGAAGGGGTCGCTGGTCACGTGCGCCGACAACACCGGCGCGCGCGAACTGAAGATCATCAGCGTCTCGGGCTACCACGGCACCAAGAACCGCCAGCCGAAGGCGGGACTCGGTGACAAGGTGACCGTTTCGGTCACGAAGGGTACCCCCGAGATGCGCCGCCAGGTCCTCGAGGCCGTCGTCGTCCGCCAGCGGAAATCGATCCGCCGACCGGACGGCACCCGGCTGAAGTTCGAGGACAACGCGGCGGTCATCATCGACGAGAACGAGGAGCCCCGCGGCACGGAGATCAAGGGGCCGATCGCCCGCGAGGTCGCAGAGCGCTTCGGAGCAATCGCGTCCACCGCGACGATGATCGTATAG
- a CDS encoding RNA methyltransferase, whose translation MTVSVLVPSSLTREAEDKREATRKLGYVARAATIFRADRLVVFPDREGERGRFDGGFVQTVLRYAATPPYLRNEVWGMRDELEYAGILPPLRAASQTGSGSDGSGSLRQGIVTEVGPEGRVRVNCGLQHPISLNVPSKMTAEEGERVTVRISSRRPVRAKLVDEPLPGLSVERTNLQAALGREDAGVRIAASRFGAELTVGRLGTLAGRPERDGMTVAFGSPERGLPDILGMDEETVDALSRWDRDDGDGVEPTADPGFDLWLNTVPDQGSEVVRTEEALFATLAPLSLRE comes from the coding sequence ATGACCGTCAGCGTGCTCGTGCCGTCGTCGCTCACCCGAGAAGCCGAGGACAAACGCGAGGCAACTCGCAAACTCGGATACGTCGCCCGCGCGGCGACGATCTTCCGGGCAGACCGCCTCGTCGTCTTCCCCGATCGGGAAGGCGAACGCGGGCGATTCGACGGCGGGTTCGTACAAACCGTCTTACGGTACGCCGCAACGCCACCCTACCTCCGAAACGAGGTGTGGGGGATGCGGGACGAACTGGAGTACGCGGGCATCTTGCCGCCGCTCCGCGCCGCGTCGCAGACCGGCTCCGGATCAGACGGTTCGGGGTCGTTAAGACAAGGAATCGTGACCGAGGTCGGACCTGAAGGGCGCGTCCGGGTCAATTGCGGCTTGCAACACCCGATCTCCCTCAACGTGCCGTCGAAAATGACGGCCGAGGAGGGTGAGCGCGTGACCGTCAGGATCTCTTCGCGACGACCGGTTCGGGCGAAGCTCGTCGACGAACCCCTCCCGGGGCTCTCCGTCGAGCGGACGAACCTACAGGCGGCGCTCGGCCGTGAGGACGCCGGCGTCCGTATCGCAGCCTCCCGATTCGGTGCTGAACTCACCGTCGGGCGGCTCGGGACGCTGGCCGGACGACCCGAACGCGACGGGATGACCGTCGCGTTCGGGTCGCCCGAGAGAGGGCTGCCGGACATCCTCGGAATGGACGAGGAGACCGTCGACGCGCTGTCCCGTTGGGACCGCGACGACGGTGACGGAGTCGAACCCACAGCCGATCCGGGGTTCGACCTCTGGCTGAATACGGTTCCGGACCAGGGAAGCGAGGTCGTGCGAACGGAAGAGGCTCTGTTCGCCACCCTCGCTCCCCTCTCACTCAGAGAGTGA
- a CDS encoding 30S ribosomal protein S19, with amino-acid sequence MSQEYRTGREGEFTYRGHTLEELQDLELDEVAELLPARKRRSIKRGLSVEKQKLLEEAREKGEEETANAPIRTHLRDMPVLPEFVGLTFEVYNGQSFERVRVEPEMIGHYLGEFQLTRTSVEHGQAGIGATRSSKFVPLK; translated from the coding sequence ATGAGTCAGGAGTACCGAACCGGCCGCGAAGGTGAGTTCACCTACCGCGGCCACACGCTCGAAGAGCTGCAGGATCTGGAGCTCGACGAGGTTGCGGAACTGCTGCCCGCTCGCAAGCGGCGAAGTATCAAGCGCGGACTCTCCGTCGAGAAGCAGAAGCTGCTCGAGGAGGCCCGCGAGAAGGGCGAGGAAGAGACCGCCAACGCGCCGATCCGCACGCACCTGCGCGACATGCCGGTGCTGCCGGAGTTCGTCGGACTGACCTTCGAGGTCTACAACGGACAGTCATTCGAGCGCGTGCGCGTCGAACCCGAGATGATCGGACACTATCTCGGCGAGTTCCAGCTGACCCGGACGTCCGTCGAACACGGACAGGCCGGTATCGGCGCGACTCGATCCTCGAAGTTCGTCCCACTGAAGTGA
- the mch gene encoding methenyltetrahydromethanopterin cyclohydrolase: MESLNRMAIELVDEALEYAEELNIGGFDLENEATVLDFGVEFDGGVEAGLLLTEIQTAGMATPSHELGEIDGVPIPYVELTTDQPALSLLCSQKAGWELTTEDFEGLGSGPARALVAEEEEFRRVGYTDAFDLTTLAVETDELPPESAAEQVADLAEVETSSVFLLAYRTASLAGSITAAARAAELATFRLAELGYEPLDIVSATGRAPVAPVPEDEETAIARTNDAIAYGGRAHLTVREDDDVFDSVPSTAAADHGRPFADVFDDLEWEFAEVPSDLFAPARVTVDVLGGPTYAYGETDEELLVESFDL, encoded by the coding sequence ATGGAGAGTCTCAACCGGATGGCGATCGAGCTGGTCGACGAGGCCCTCGAGTACGCCGAGGAGCTGAACATCGGCGGGTTCGATCTCGAGAACGAGGCGACCGTGCTCGACTTCGGCGTCGAGTTCGACGGCGGAGTCGAGGCGGGGCTGCTACTCACGGAGATCCAGACCGCCGGCATGGCGACGCCGAGCCACGAACTGGGCGAGATCGACGGCGTGCCGATCCCGTACGTCGAACTGACGACCGACCAGCCGGCGCTCTCGCTACTGTGCTCGCAGAAGGCGGGCTGGGAGCTGACGACGGAGGATTTCGAAGGCCTCGGGAGCGGCCCGGCCAGGGCACTCGTCGCCGAGGAAGAGGAGTTCCGACGCGTCGGCTACACGGACGCGTTCGACCTGACGACGCTCGCCGTCGAGACCGACGAGCTCCCGCCGGAGTCGGCCGCCGAACAGGTCGCCGACCTCGCCGAGGTCGAGACCAGCAGCGTCTTCTTACTCGCCTACCGGACCGCGAGCCTCGCCGGGAGTATCACCGCCGCCGCGCGGGCGGCGGAACTGGCGACGTTCCGGCTCGCGGAACTCGGCTACGAGCCGCTCGACATCGTCTCGGCGACGGGCCGGGCGCCGGTCGCGCCCGTCCCGGAGGACGAAGAGACGGCGATCGCCCGGACGAACGACGCGATCGCCTACGGCGGCCGGGCGCACCTCACCGTCCGCGAGGACGACGACGTCTTCGACTCCGTGCCGTCGACGGCCGCGGCGGACCACGGCCGGCCGTTCGCCGACGTCTTCGACGACCTCGAGTGGGAGTTCGCGGAGGTACCCTCGGACCTGTTCGCCCCTGCGAGGGTCACCGTCGACGTGCTCGGCGGACCGACGTACGCCTACGGCGAGACGGACGAGGAACTCCTCGTCGAGTCGTTCGACCTGTAG
- the rpmC gene encoding 50S ribosomal protein L29: MAILHVEEIRDMTPAEREEELEELETELLNQKSVLAAGGAPENPGRIGELGRTIARIKTIQREEGDFEDEA, encoded by the coding sequence ATGGCGATCCTCCACGTCGAAGAGATCCGCGACATGACGCCCGCCGAGCGGGAGGAAGAGCTCGAAGAGCTCGAGACCGAACTGCTGAATCAGAAGTCCGTCCTCGCGGCCGGCGGTGCCCCGGAGAACCCGGGTCGCATCGGCGAACTCGGCCGCACCATCGCCCGGATCAAGACGATCCAGCGCGAGGAAGGCGACTTCGAAGACGAAGCGTAA
- a CDS encoding universal stress protein, with protein MYAVLAPIDENDERVRSQIETIRGLPAAPDDIAVDALHVREELYFSAEDVEDASIGRLEEDLEDLSEPPETASLIATELLDSGFETAVHAATGRPAAAIVDVAERLDVDLLVLGARRQSPVGKALFGSAAQLVLFDADRPVTVVPS; from the coding sequence ATGTACGCCGTCCTCGCCCCGATCGACGAGAACGACGAACGGGTCCGGTCCCAGATCGAGACGATTCGTGGACTGCCGGCAGCCCCGGACGATATCGCCGTCGACGCACTGCACGTCCGGGAAGAACTCTATTTCTCCGCCGAAGACGTCGAGGACGCCTCGATCGGGAGACTCGAGGAGGACCTCGAGGATCTGTCGGAACCACCGGAGACGGCGTCGCTGATCGCGACCGAACTACTGGATTCGGGGTTCGAAACGGCGGTCCACGCGGCTACCGGTCGGCCGGCCGCCGCGATCGTCGACGTGGCCGAGCGACTGGACGTCGACCTGCTCGTTCTCGGGGCGCGACGGCAGTCGCCGGTGGGCAAAGCCCTGTTCGGCAGCGCCGCCCAGTTGGTGCTGTTCGACGCTGACCGACCGGTGACGGTCGTTCCGTCCTGA
- a CDS encoding 50S ribosomal protein L2 — MGRRILGQRRGRGTSTFRAPSHRYKAKLDHKKEEDDDVVRGTVVDIEHDPARSAPVAAIEFEDGDQRLVLAPEGITVGEEIQVGVSAEIKPGNTLPLAEIPEGVPVCNVEANPGDGGRFARASGVNADLITHDRNAAVIQLPSGEVKRLDPQCRATIGVVAGGGRTEKPMVKAGNKYHKMKARGTKWPRVRGVAMNAVDHPFGGGGRQHPGKPKSVSRDAPPGRKVGDISSRRTGRGGNK, encoded by the coding sequence ATGGGACGACGCATTCTCGGACAACGACGCGGTCGCGGTACCTCGACGTTCCGCGCCCCGTCGCACCGGTACAAGGCGAAGCTCGATCACAAGAAAGAGGAGGACGACGACGTCGTCCGCGGGACGGTCGTGGACATCGAACACGACCCCGCCCGCTCGGCGCCCGTCGCCGCCATTGAGTTCGAGGACGGCGACCAGCGACTCGTGCTGGCGCCCGAAGGGATCACGGTCGGCGAAGAGATTCAGGTCGGCGTCAGCGCGGAGATCAAGCCCGGCAACACGCTCCCGCTCGCGGAGATCCCCGAGGGAGTGCCGGTCTGTAACGTCGAAGCCAACCCCGGCGACGGCGGCCGATTCGCTCGCGCCTCGGGTGTCAACGCGGACCTGATCACCCACGACCGCAACGCCGCGGTCATCCAGCTGCCGAGCGGCGAAGTCAAGCGCCTCGATCCGCAGTGTCGCGCCACCATCGGCGTCGTCGCCGGTGGCGGTCGCACGGAGAAGCCGATGGTCAAGGCGGGGAACAAGTATCACAAGATGAAGGCACGGGGCACAAAATGGCCTCGCGTCCGTGGTGTGGCGATGAACGCCGTCGACCACCCGTTCGGTGGCGGCGGCCGCCAGCACCCCGGCAAACCCAAGTCCGTCTCGCGGGACGCCCCGCCGGGACGGAAGGTGGGTGACATCTCCTCGCGTCGCACCGGCCGAGGTGGAAACAAATGA
- a CDS encoding heavy-metal-associated domain-containing protein, which translates to MEQTTLEVTGMSCDGCETNVTETLEALEGVSSATANHEADEVRVEHDEGADVGALQGAIEDAGYEVVA; encoded by the coding sequence ATGGAGCAAACCACACTCGAGGTAACCGGCATGTCCTGTGACGGCTGCGAGACGAACGTAACCGAGACGCTCGAAGCGCTCGAGGGCGTCTCGTCGGCGACGGCCAACCACGAGGCCGACGAGGTGCGCGTCGAACACGACGAAGGGGCTGACGTCGGCGCGCTCCAGGGCGCGATCGAGGATGCGGGTTACGAAGTCGTCGCCTGA
- a CDS encoding 50S ribosomal protein L3 produces the protein MPQSNAPRKGSLGFGPRKRATSEVPRFNSWPDDDGQPTLQGFAGYKAGMTHVVMVDDKANSPTEGMEETVPVTIVETPPMRAVALRAYEDTPYGMKPITEVWTDEFVPELDRVLDLPGDDYDTDAAADELRGLLEEGRVADVRVITHTVPGSVPSVPKKKPDVMETRVGGGSIEDRVDFALDLIAEGGEHVMNDVFRAGEYVDASGVTKGKGTQGPVKRWGVQKRKGKHARQGWRRRIGNLGPWNPSRVRSTVPQQGQTGYHQRTELNKRLVDIGDGADATVDGGFVNYGEVDGPHALIKGSLPGPNKRLVRFRPAIRPGDQPRLDPEVRFVSTASNQG, from the coding sequence ATGCCACAATCAAACGCACCACGCAAAGGCTCACTCGGGTTCGGCCCACGAAAGCGTGCGACCAGCGAGGTCCCGCGCTTCAATTCGTGGCCGGACGACGACGGACAGCCGACGCTCCAGGGCTTCGCGGGCTACAAGGCCGGCATGACCCACGTCGTGATGGTCGACGACAAAGCGAACTCGCCGACCGAGGGGATGGAAGAGACCGTCCCCGTGACGATCGTGGAGACGCCGCCGATGCGCGCGGTCGCCCTGCGTGCGTACGAAGACACGCCGTACGGAATGAAGCCGATCACCGAGGTCTGGACCGACGAGTTCGTTCCCGAACTCGATCGCGTCCTGGATCTCCCCGGTGACGACTACGACACCGACGCGGCCGCGGACGAACTCCGCGGACTCCTCGAGGAGGGCCGCGTCGCCGACGTTCGCGTCATCACGCACACGGTTCCCGGATCCGTTCCCTCGGTTCCGAAGAAGAAACCGGACGTGATGGAGACGCGCGTCGGCGGCGGCTCGATCGAGGATCGCGTCGACTTCGCGCTTGACCTGATCGCCGAGGGCGGCGAGCACGTCATGAACGACGTGTTCCGCGCCGGCGAGTACGTCGACGCGAGCGGCGTCACGAAAGGGAAAGGTACCCAGGGCCCCGTCAAGCGGTGGGGCGTCCAGAAACGCAAGGGCAAGCACGCCCGGCAGGGCTGGCGCCGCCGCATCGGCAACCTCGGTCCCTGGAACCCGTCCCGCGTCCGCTCGACGGTCCCCCAGCAGGGGCAGACCGGCTACCACCAGCGGACGGAACTGAACAAGCGCCTCGTCGACATCGGCGACGGCGCCGACGCGACGGTCGACGGCGGCTTCGTCAACTACGGCGAAGTCGACGGACCGCACGCGTTGATCAAGGGCTCGCTCCCCGGGCCGAACAAGCGCCTCGTGCGCTTCCGCCCGGCGATCCGACCCGGAGACCAGCCGCGCCTCGATCCCGAGGTCCGGTTCGTCTCCACCGCATCCAACCAGGGCTGA
- a CDS encoding 30S ribosomal protein S3 yields MADEHQFIENGLQRSQIDEFFEEELGRAGYGGMDVAKTPMGTQIVLKAEKPGMVIGKGGENIRKVTSALEEKFNLEDPQIDVQEVDEPDLNARIVADRLANALERGWYFRKAGHTTIDRIMESGALGAEIVLSGKVTGARSRVEKFNRGYIKHNGEPAEEIVDEGQATAVMKLGTIGVTVKIIPPNAELPDDFGVHEDMDPEELVPDAVEANEAEGVEELLEGEPEEAEAADSGAEAPAEDAVEPDHELEEDVEEVIEEEVDAGEDEEEVEIPDDSPVEEDLDELEEDVEAEAEELVAEMDDESEADEDEGGDA; encoded by the coding sequence ATGGCTGACGAACACCAATTCATCGAAAACGGCCTGCAGCGGTCCCAGATCGACGAGTTCTTCGAAGAAGAGCTCGGCCGCGCGGGCTACGGTGGTATGGACGTCGCCAAGACGCCGATGGGAACCCAGATCGTCCTCAAGGCCGAGAAGCCGGGGATGGTCATCGGCAAAGGCGGCGAGAACATCCGAAAGGTCACGTCGGCCTTAGAGGAGAAGTTCAACCTCGAGGACCCGCAGATCGACGTACAGGAGGTCGACGAACCCGACCTCAACGCGCGGATCGTCGCCGACCGACTGGCGAACGCGCTCGAGCGCGGCTGGTACTTCCGGAAGGCCGGTCACACGACGATCGACCGGATCATGGAATCCGGCGCGCTCGGCGCCGAGATCGTCCTCTCCGGGAAGGTCACCGGCGCCCGTTCGCGCGTCGAGAAGTTCAACCGCGGCTACATCAAACACAACGGCGAGCCCGCGGAGGAGATCGTCGACGAGGGACAGGCGACCGCCGTCATGAAGCTCGGCACGATCGGGGTCACGGTGAAAATCATCCCGCCGAACGCCGAACTCCCCGACGACTTCGGCGTTCACGAGGACATGGACCCCGAGGAACTCGTCCCCGACGCCGTCGAGGCCAACGAGGCCGAGGGCGTCGAGGAGCTGCTCGAGGGCGAACCGGAGGAGGCCGAAGCCGCCGACTCCGGCGCCGAAGCGCCCGCCGAGGACGCCGTCGAGCCCGACCACGAGCTCGAGGAGGACGTCGAGGAGGTCATCGAAGAGGAAGTCGACGCCGGCGAAGACGAGGAAGAAGTCGAGATCCCCGACGACTCGCCGGTCGAGGAGGACCTCGACGAGCTCGAGGAGGACGTCGAAGCGGAAGCCGAGGAGCTCGTCGCCGAGATGGACGACGAATCCGAAGCTGACGAAGACGAGGGAGGTGACGCCTGA